A single genomic interval of Bradyrhizobium sp. AZCC 1693 harbors:
- a CDS encoding DUF3617 domain-containing protein, whose translation MRRLLLVSCSAVGLLALLPVSGAIAVELPVRKAGLWEMKVLGGGTVPEMTMQQCTDETTDKDMSTAMSPVAKEICAKQDIQKTATGYVTDSVCGVAGMTITSKAEINGDFNSAYTVKSTSHTEGGMGGAPRDSTSTIEAKWIGACKSDQKPGDIMMPGGMKMNIKDMQKLKALIPKK comes from the coding sequence ATGCGACGACTGCTTCTAGTGTCTTGTTCGGCCGTTGGTCTGCTTGCCCTGTTGCCGGTCAGCGGCGCCATCGCCGTGGAGTTGCCGGTGCGCAAGGCCGGACTGTGGGAGATGAAGGTGCTGGGCGGCGGGACAGTGCCCGAGATGACCATGCAGCAATGCACGGACGAGACCACGGACAAGGACATGAGCACCGCCATGTCGCCGGTGGCCAAGGAGATCTGCGCGAAGCAGGACATCCAGAAGACGGCGACCGGCTATGTCACCGATTCCGTCTGCGGCGTCGCCGGCATGACGATCACGTCAAAGGCCGAGATCAACGGCGATTTCAATTCCGCCTACACCGTGAAATCGACTTCGCACACCGAGGGTGGCATGGGCGGCGCTCCGCGCGACAGCACCTCGACGATCGAGGCCAAGTGGATTGGCGCCTGCAAAAGCGATCAGAAGCCCGGCGACATCATGATGCCTGGCGGCATGAAGATGAACATCAAGGACATGCAAAAGCTGAAGGCGCTGATCCCGAAGAAGTAG